The Natranaerobius trueperi region TCTTCTTGATAATCTACAAACTCTGATCTTTCTCCAACTGATCTGTATCCACGATCATTAGCTGCTTTTTGTATATTTTCTAATGTTGTATATGTATTATGAGGTGCACTACGTTCATCAGATCTCCAAAAAGCTCCTCCAGCTCCAAATTCATCAATGTTTGCCATACGATGTTCATTTATTTTGTTAATTACAGGTTGATATCCACCTACATGGGCATAAATAGAGTCATGTTCTAATCCTAATGTAATAAAATAAAATCTAGCTGATCGTACAGGACCAATATTTCCTTCATAATCTTTATTAAAAACTCCAAACAACCTACTTAACCCACCCTCTGCGGGGGCTTCATATACAACACAAGCTGCATTTATACCTGATTGTGGCCTTTCATTACTTGAGTTTCCTAATGTTACTGTTATAGGCCTATCTAAATTTTCATCTTTTTCATCAATAGGACTTCCACAATAAGAACATCTACTTATCTCTTCTACAACTTCCTTTTCATCTTGTTCTTCTTTTTCTTGACTGATAGTTTCATCATCTCTAGAAGGATCTACTGGTTCATCTTCTGAAAAAAACATATAACCAAAGGTAGTTATTAGTACTAATATAGCAACAGATATAATTATTGGTTTTGTTTTAACTGTTACCTTTTTTCTTCTTTTCCTTGTCAATTTCATCACCCTTTCTATTAGTTATAGGACCGGCTACTACACTATTATGTTGATAACTTTTAAAATTATTTTAAAATACTTCATTTGTATTAATTCAATAACATAAATACAAATTCCTGTTTTAAGTCATATCTTGACATAAACAAACAAAAAACCGGAGACATTTTGTCCCCGGTAAATTACTAATTACTAGCTAAAGCACTTAAAGCCATAGAAATCATTTTAGTTCTAACACTATCAGCCCTTGATGTTAATACTACTGGTACCTTTGCACCTAAAACAATACCTGCCATTGTACCACCTGATAAAAATGTAATGGACTTTCCAAAAATATTGCCACTCACTATATCTGGTACCAATAAAATATCTGCCTTTCCTGCAACAGGCCCAGTAATACCTTTATGTTCTGCTGCCTGTTCATCGATCGCGTTATCTAATGCCAAAGGACCATCAACAAGTGCACCTTTAATTTGACCACGATCTTGCATTTTTGAAAGTTTAGCACCATCTAAAGTCTCTTCCATTTTTGGGTTCACTGTCTCTACAGCAGCTAAAACAGCTGCCTTGGGCTCTTTTATACCTAAAGCTTTAAGAAAGTCAATTGAATTTTCTAGTATTTGTTGTTTTTCACTAAAAGAAGGTTTGGGATTAATTCCCCCATCTGTCATAAATAAGATCCTAGGATATGATGGAATATCAAAAGCTCCTAAATGACTTAATACCCTACCTGTCCTAAGACCATACTCTTCATGTAATACTTCTTTTAAGAAATCTTTAGTAGAAACTAATCCCTTCATAAGAAAATCAGCTCTACCTTGAGAAACTTCTTTAACAGCACATTCTGCTGCTTTTCTAGATGAAGAAGCTGATATAATATTAATACCTTTAGAAGAATCAATAGCCAACTCTTTTAGTAGTGATTGTATCTTCTCTTTATCGCCAATTAATGTAAACTCAAGATTCAACCCTTCTTCTTTTGCTGACTTAACAGCTTCTAGTACATGTTTATCTTCAGCCGAAGCAATACTTAACCTTTTTTTACCCATATTACGAGCTTTACTTATAATTTCTGAAAAATCACTAAAACTCATAGTACACCTTCCTTTCATAACTATTAATAAACTTGTGCTTCTTCTTTTCTAGTTAGTACTCGAAGAGCTCCTAATGCCAAGGCTTCTAATTCTCTTTCTCCTGGTACAACTTTAACAGGGGCTAAAAATTCAACACGGCGTTTTATCTTACCTGAAATATAGGATGAATTAGCCATTCCTCCAGTTATAACAATAGCATCAACTTCACCTTCTAAAACTGTGGCCATCGCTCCCACTTCTTTTGCCACTTGATAGCTCATTGCATCTAGGACTAATTTAGCTCTTTCTTCTCCTTTTTTAGCTTTTTCTTCTACTAAAACTACATCCTTTGTTCCCATATATGAGTATATGCCACCTTCTTTAACTACCTTTTTTACCATTTCTTCTTCTGAATATTTACCCGAATAGCACAATCTTACTAACTGATATGCTGGTAATGTACCAGTTCTTTCAGTAGCAAATGGTCCTTCATTATTAGCATTATTAACATCAACCATTTGACCTTTTTTATGAGGTGCAACTGATATTCCACTACCTAAATGACAAACTATTAAGTTAGCATCAAAATAGGACTTACTCATCTCTTCTGCTACTTCTCTTGCAACTGATTTCATATTTAAAGTATGAGACTGACTGATTCTCTCTAGTTCTTTCATGCCAGATAACCTTGCCACTTCATCAAACTCATCAACAGCCACTGGATCAACTATATAAGCTGGTATATTCAACTCACTTCTAAGACTATCAGCCATTATAGCTCCTAGATTAGAAGCATGCTCACCAAATCGCGCATTTTTAAGGTCTTCTACCATTTTTTCATTAACTTCAAATGTTCCACCTGGGATAGGCTTTAAAAGCCCCCCTCTAGCTACAACAGCATCTAGATCATGAAGATTCCAACCACCTTCTGTTACAGCATCTCTTACATGACCTAGCCGATATTCAAATTGATCAGCTAGCTTGTCATATTTACTTAATTCTTCACTGTTGTGGCGAACTGTTTTTTCAAGTTGAGAATCTTTGCCATCATAGAGTGCTATTTTAGTTGATGTTGAACCTGGATTTATAACTAATATTTTCATAATCAGTCCCCCTTAGACCATTCTTTAGTTAGCCAACAAAGTTTGATTGTAATTGTTGTACGGTATTAATCCTATCTTCAACTAACTTATCAGCAGCCTCTTCAGGTGTAATATTATCTTTTCTAGAGATTTCATACACATTAAGAAGAATATCATAGATACGCTCTGTTTTCTTTCTAATTCTATCCTTATTATGTCCACCAATCTCATCAGATACTTGAATCAATCCACCTGCATTTACAATATAATCAGGTGCAAATAAAATACCTTTATCAAATAACATACGTCCATGTTTTTCTTCTTTCAACTGATTATTAGCTGCTCCAGCAATTACTTGACAGTTTAATTTTTCAACAGTAAAGTCGTTAATTACAGCACCAAGTGCATTTGGACTAAAGATATCACATTCAAAATCATAGATAGCGTCTGGCTCAACCACTTCTACAGATCCATGCTTATCTTGTACTTCTTTAATGTTATCTTTACTAATATCTGTAACAACAACTTCTGCGCCTTCATCAATTAAAAAGTCCACTAAAACTTTACCTACTTTACCTAGACCTTGTATTGCTACCTTCTTACCTTTTAGACTATCACTTGAAAACTTTTCTCTAGCACTAGCTTTAATACCCATTAATGTTCCAAAAGCTGTATTTATAGCTGAATTTCCACTTCCACCAAATTCTTCAGGAAGTCCTACTACATAGTCTGATTCTCTATAACAATTTACAAAATCATCTGGCATAGTCCCAACATCTGTGCCAGTATAATAACGTCCTTTTAAAGTTTCAACAAATCTACCTAATGAGCGAAACATTCCTTCAGTTTTTTCTTCTGGGTCACCGATAACTACAGCTTTTCCACCACCAAAATCTACACCAGAAATTCCACATTTGTAAGTCATACCTTTAGATAGCCGTAATACATCTTCAAGTGCTTCTTCTTCACTTTCATAAGGTAGCATTCTACAACCACCTAAAGCAGGACCTAATGTAGTATCATGAATGGCTATTATAGATTTAAGACCAGTTGTTTTATCATAATTGAAAATAATTTGTTCATGATCATGTTTTTCCATTTCCTCAAAAACTTTTTTACTCATTAGAAATTCCTCCTTTTATTTAATTTAAATAATTCCCACAATTCAAACAATTTACAAGGTTCCTTGGTATGGAACACCGTTCCGAGAAAAACTTAAAAAAATTTATCATGAATTAATTATCTCCTCATGCCTATCAGGTGTAATTCTTGAAGTAGGACCTGATATACTAATAGCAGCAACTACTTCATTATCTCGAGAAAAAACTGGCACTGCAAAACAACTCAGACCTTTTTCTAATTCTTCTCTATCAATAGCATAACCAACTTCCTTAATTTTTTCTAGTTCTGTTTTTAAGTCGTCTTTTTTTGTTATAGTTGTGTCAGTAAATCTTTGTATGTTACTTTTAAATAGATTATTAGTAGTATCTGGGGAAGAATAAGCAAGAAGTACTTTACCTACACCAGAACAATGAGCTGGTGTTGTTGAGCCTATTGGTGGTGAAAAAGTTAGTAAGTGGTTTGTTTTAACTTTTTCTAAAACTACAACTTCAGGTTTTTCGCTTTCGTCTAGAATTGCTAGATGGATAGTTTCGTGCCATTGTTCAGATAATTCTTTCAAATAAGGGTAAGAAAGTTCTGTTAAAACTAACTTGTTTTGATACAACATACCAAGTGAAAAGTTTTTAACTCCTAACCAGTACTTTTGAGTGATTGGATTTTGATAGACAAAACCTTTTTCTTTTAAAGTGTCTAGCAACCTATGAGTTGTACTTTTATACACCCCTAATTTTTTACTAATTTGACTTACTCCAAGTTCTTGTTTATGCTCTAAAAACAAACTTAGTAAATCTAGTGATCTAGATACTGATTTGATTAGCTCTTTTTTAGGTTTTTCTTTTTCCATTTTTAAATCACCTTCCACTCATAAAATTATTTCTACGTGTATTCAATTATTCCTTTTAAAATAATTTTCTTTCCCCACTATGAGAGTTATAATTAATATTAAATAATTTTTTAAAGGATGGTTAACATGACTAAGATTTTAATAATCGAAGATGAACAGGGATTATCGAAAGTTTTAAATGCTTATCTTTCTAATGAAGGATACCGTGTAAAAACTGTCTCTGACGGAAAAACAGGTCTCACTGAATTTACCAATTGGGACCCTGATTTAGTAGTTTTAGATTTAATGCTACCTTATTTATCAGGTGAAGAGGTAGCAAAAAGTATTAGACTGAAAAAAGACACACCTATTATAATGCTAACTGCAAAAGGAAAAGAAGATGATCGAGTATATGGTCTTGGGATAGGTGCTGATGATTATCTTGTAAAACCTTTTAGTCAAAAAGAGCTTTTAGCTAGAATTAAGGCTATTTTAAGAAGAAAAGAACAATCTTCTAATAGAACACAACAAGATATTATTACAGTTAATAATTTATCAATTAATACTATTATTCATAAGATCTATTTAAATGATGAAGAATTAGTAGTTACACCAACCGAATACCATCTATTAAAGATATTTATGACTCACCCAAACCGGGTGTTCTCTCGTGAACATTTAGTTG contains the following coding sequences:
- a CDS encoding DUF3048 domain-containing protein; translated protein: MTRKRRKKVTVKTKPIIISVAILVLITTFGYMFFSEDEPVDPSRDDETISQEKEEQDEKEVVEEISRCSYCGSPIDEKDENLDRPITVTLGNSSNERPQSGINAACVVYEAPAEGGLSRLFGVFNKDYEGNIGPVRSARFYFITLGLEHDSIYAHVGGYQPVINKINEHRMANIDEFGAGGAFWRSDERSAPHNTYTTLENIQKAANDRGYRSVGERSEFVDYQEEDIFDKLEGVGSTENVTVIYNSNYNRVEYKYKEDGYYRYVNGEKHIDKHDQKQVVADNLIFQFVTSEVIDDVGRLRLGLIGKGEGVYLSEGKKIPITWEKDSHRSETEFYNANTEEPLNIKPGQTWVNLIPHGTQVQYE
- a CDS encoding bifunctional enoyl-CoA hydratase/phosphate acetyltransferase, translated to MSFSDFSEIISKARNMGKKRLSIASAEDKHVLEAVKSAKEEGLNLEFTLIGDKEKIQSLLKELAIDSSKGINIISASSSRKAAECAVKEVSQGRADFLMKGLVSTKDFLKEVLHEEYGLRTGRVLSHLGAFDIPSYPRILFMTDGGINPKPSFSEKQQILENSIDFLKALGIKEPKAAVLAAVETVNPKMEETLDGAKLSKMQDRGQIKGALVDGPLALDNAIDEQAAEHKGITGPVAGKADILLVPDIVSGNIFGKSITFLSGGTMAGIVLGAKVPVVLTSRADSVRTKMISMALSALASN
- the buk gene encoding butyrate kinase: MKILVINPGSTSTKIALYDGKDSQLEKTVRHNSEELSKYDKLADQFEYRLGHVRDAVTEGGWNLHDLDAVVARGGLLKPIPGGTFEVNEKMVEDLKNARFGEHASNLGAIMADSLRSELNIPAYIVDPVAVDEFDEVARLSGMKELERISQSHTLNMKSVAREVAEEMSKSYFDANLIVCHLGSGISVAPHKKGQMVDVNNANNEGPFATERTGTLPAYQLVRLCYSGKYSEEEMVKKVVKEGGIYSYMGTKDVVLVEEKAKKGEERAKLVLDAMSYQVAKEVGAMATVLEGEVDAIVITGGMANSSYISGKIKRRVEFLAPVKVVPGERELEALALGALRVLTRKEEAQVY
- a CDS encoding Leu/Phe/Val dehydrogenase; the encoded protein is MSKKVFEEMEKHDHEQIIFNYDKTTGLKSIIAIHDTTLGPALGGCRMLPYESEEEALEDVLRLSKGMTYKCGISGVDFGGGKAVVIGDPEEKTEGMFRSLGRFVETLKGRYYTGTDVGTMPDDFVNCYRESDYVVGLPEEFGGSGNSAINTAFGTLMGIKASAREKFSSDSLKGKKVAIQGLGKVGKVLVDFLIDEGAEVVVTDISKDNIKEVQDKHGSVEVVEPDAIYDFECDIFSPNALGAVINDFTVEKLNCQVIAGAANNQLKEEKHGRMLFDKGILFAPDYIVNAGGLIQVSDEIGGHNKDRIRKKTERIYDILLNVYEISRKDNITPEEAADKLVEDRINTVQQLQSNFVG
- a CDS encoding IclR family transcriptional regulator, producing MEGDLKMEKEKPKKELIKSVSRSLDLLSLFLEHKQELGVSQISKKLGVYKSTTHRLLDTLKEKGFVYQNPITQKYWLGVKNFSLGMLYQNKLVLTELSYPYLKELSEQWHETIHLAILDESEKPEVVVLEKVKTNHLLTFSPPIGSTTPAHCSGVGKVLLAYSSPDTTNNLFKSNIQRFTDTTITKKDDLKTELEKIKEVGYAIDREELEKGLSCFAVPVFSRDNEVVAAISISGPTSRITPDRHEEIINS
- a CDS encoding response regulator transcription factor, whose protein sequence is MTKILIIEDEQGLSKVLNAYLSNEGYRVKTVSDGKTGLTEFTNWDPDLVVLDLMLPYLSGEEVAKSIRLKKDTPIIMLTAKGKEDDRVYGLGIGADDYLVKPFSQKELLARIKAILRRKEQSSNRTQQDIITVNNLSINTIIHKIYLNDEELVVTPTEYHLLKIFMTHPNRVFSREHLVEIIFGYMWESEHDPRTIDAHIKNLRKKIEPDPKKPSFIKTVHGLGYKFGGVKNE